Within the Eucalyptus grandis isolate ANBG69807.140 chromosome 1, ASM1654582v1, whole genome shotgun sequence genome, the region CTTGCTCGGTCTGTACGTATGCGGGCAGGTATTTCAACATCGGCGAAGTGGACATCACCGAGGAGGAGATTATCAAGGCCATGAGAGAGAAGGCGTCCGTGATGTTCGGGGCCATCCAGGCTTATTCGGCCCGGAAGTGAGGTTCGAATCGTGAGGTTCGCGGCCGTTCAGGATATTTGAGTACTGTTCTTGTCTTGTCGTCGAGGGACTGTGAGGGTCTTGTCCTTTCCGCGAGTATGATGGTTCTGGGAAAAGTTTCGTAAAATCGCTCTGCTTGCTTCGTTCGCAGGCCTATATGAAGTGTTGTCGTAGTAGAATTTCGTCCGATGTGGCCCTCAATTGAGTGACTCGTAGCGTGCGGTccctgatttttttctttttttcctttgcttttgtgCTTATGGTCTATCTCAATAGATGCGTGTGCCCCCCTTTGAGTTTCATGATTACATAAAGCTTCCAGCCGTATCACCTGGAAAGTCCACAGATCAGGCGATTCGCACTTAATCTGGATTGCGACGTATTGAAACCCTGCAAAATCGAACGAATGATCGACTGAGAACACAAACGATAATTTAAAACCGAATACAGCAACCATTTTCGCTTCTCCTTTGGAACTCCCTCGCCTTTCGTTGTTTCTCTTACCCAAACGAACTTGGAATTTGATCGTCTTCCATgttttgtgagtaaaacaaCCGTATCATTTTAACGTTATCAAATGTCTCAAAAGCGACCTCTCGGATTTAGCTGACTTCACTCTACATGATGACTGAGTTTTGAACCTTCGATAATTATATCCAGCACAGAGCAGATGACGTCAAAATGCCAAAACGGCTTTTAGGTTGCCGTGCGGTGCAATGCATACGAGGACATCTAAAGCATCCCAGGTCAGTAAGATGGTCATCTAAAGTTTCCGGGTCTCGAATTTCGGAATTATGTCTAAAGAATGCGACATGTACTCTGTCAATTCTTCGAGGGTAAAATGCCATTTTTCACTCTTATGCTGCATTCGGTCCCTAAGAAACAAAGTTGAAAAGGATACATTAAGATCGAAGAAGAATTCCTGCGgcttttttatatcatattccTTGTACGAGAAAACACCAGATACAAGGACAGATACAAATAAACAGTCCTTTAGAGTTTTGATAGATGGAGGATGTGATTGTGTAATTAAAGAAACAATTTTCAGTAAAGTACAAATAGAGATGCCATAATCAGCTGTAGGGCGAACTGCAACCACCAGTCTGGTGGTCTCTGCCGTCATGGTAATTGCCTGAGACCAGCACATGCGGTtgggatcataaaatttgtggaGGGCACGAAATTGGCAGCATATGTATGAATTTCTCCTGAAGCAGCTGCAACTTGACCAGTGACTTGCCCCAAGCGAGCATCTCCATCATAAGCAAGTTTCACACTACAAAGCAGCAAAACCATCCCACTCAAATTGATGTTTAGAGGAACAAAGCTACTTGCTATGAGCATGTAAATTAAAAGCCATAACTAGCACATGGATATTCTTCATCACGATTAGCAGTAAAACTTCCAGTAAATTGTGCATATAACCTAGAGCTGTTTGTGTTTAACTGGTTCTTAAACAGAACAGCAAAATAGTCTATAAACAAGATGCTTTATGGAACTCATTTCTCGCGGTGGAACATAAGACTTTGACCTGAAATTGTAATCAGAGAATAAAGTCTTACAGCCTTCACCTAATCTTTACCTGCTAATCACCCCAAAAATCCAAAGTTTATGAAGATGCAACACaacaaatcaaatttaacaCCAGCAAGAATGACTACCCTCTTAAAATTCAGAGCTTCTACTCATCATCTGTATCATCACTAGTTTGTCCAGATTCATCCTCATCCCTGTAAAAGACGTGATCGACgtcttcatcctcatcatcacttTCATCAGCTTGACGCTCGTGAAGAGAATCTCTAGTTTGATCATGCATGGCCTTGTCAATCTGTTGGAAGACAACATTTACCAAAATTAGAGCCTGTCTAGCTCGAAAAATTATCTGAACCAAAGATAGAAAGGGCCTAAACCTGAGCAGCAACAAACTGCAGCCGACCAACTAACTGCAGTAATGGTTGGATGACCGCCCCTCTAGCTTTTGCAGTCTACAAGGGAAAAATGATTACCATCAGGCAACCATAACTCAAGAACAGTAAATAATGGGAAGCTCTACGGAGAGTCtgagaagtaaaataatttagatgaagcaaaaaagaaaccaaTGCAATTCTTTCATATCATTGTTGATGCCACCTACTCCTAGAGAAAAGATAAGACAGGATTTTTCCTAGAACCAGAGAGTACTTACTCTTCAAAGCACCAGCCATAACTACCCCTTTCCCTCATACCACTTTTACAATTCAATGAAATCGACATACATAGAGGCAATTTAAGATATCTATGAACCTACTTTGCATCAGCAgcagcaattttttttagatatcTAACTTAGAAGCGTGTGAATTCGCAAATAATTTCATCATATTAGACATTTACGAGAAATGTATACAATGATCCAGCCCCAATTACACTTATCGCTTACATTGGTTTTAGCATTCAACAGAAGTACATAGAAAATAATGTATACATGAAACCATAGAAATTTATACTAACCCAGACTGTGGGGTCCAATTTTGTGGTTCTGAGTTCAGACTTGTGGAATAACTTACTGATGACTTACTGATGAGATAGTCACCaatttgaatagaaaagacACTCGACCACACTGATTCTAAACTTGAATAAACAAAACTCCTATTCTAAGAAAAGaacctgaaaaagaaacaagagataGGCTAAGCTTTGATCAAGAAAAACATGGACTAAGCTCTTGCTTACCTGGGAAGCTAACACATAGATGCTTACATTGCATTATTCTCATGGAATCATTTCATGCAACTGATTAATTAACCTTCTGGCCAAGGAGAAAAGGCTTTGTCTTGGCATAATTCCCAATCGGAAACAAGAGACCCATCATGGTTgtcaatttgcttttgataacCAGACAAACTAGGAACAAGATAATGTCACAACAATAACATGCAGACTTGCCAATACATGGAGAGGGCCACAAAAGGTTAGAGGCTGAACAAGGGAGACATATCAAATTATGAAAACATTGGACTAAAAAAAGCAGACAAGTATTATTGGCCAACAACGGCGAAGTAAAAAGGTTTTAGCAAGGCATTTAATCATTGAGGGGCCTATCCAAAAATCACCCATCAAGAGTacaaactaacaaaaaaatcaactgATTTTACTTCAATGAACTTGTTACCTTGCCAAAAGAATAAAGCAGCTCGGTCATTGGTTCCTGAGAAAGGACATAATCACTGTGAATGACCAATATCCTGCTAATCCACGGCAATACTAGCTTCGCATTAGATGACCTGCTCAAAAATATAGCATCCAATAACTATTAGCATGTTTTACCACCTCTAAACCTGCTAGATGCTTATGAGAATAAGACAAAGAAACAGACTAAGGAAGAGCCCAGCCAAACAACAGCTCCATAAatattagcaaaagaaaagtaagaagAACAAAGAACCTTGACTGCCACAAGGACAAAAGCTTTCTCAGTAGGTTGTATGCATCACTTGCTCCCATGGATAAAATAGCATCCCTTATCTAATAAGGCAGGGAAATCTTAGTGAAGCGCGGGAATTAAAAGTGCAAACAATGGAAATTATGGGTTAACACAACAAAAAAGATATATCTCCCCTAAGTAAGAAAATAACCTTTTTATTTGATAGATTGGCTTCCAGATTTATATCCTTGAAGAAAGCAGGATCAGGAGCTGATCTATCAAAAGAACCATCATTTCGACCAATAAATCCTAGCGATCTTAAATGGTCCTCCAGGCATATTGTAGACGTGCCCACTTCTACATCATCATCTGCAGAAACTGCAATAAGTGACAGAGCACCAGCTACCAGCATAATTATCAATGCACTTGTTTTAAGCAGAATAGCTGTTCATAGGCAAAGACACGTTTAAAGTCCACAGTCAAGTAACAGAATATCAGATAGTCccagaaaaaaatgaagatgtttCTGCATACGAAGTTGGtgaaaaaagaaacttaaagaGACCATTTTCCTACGAGTGAATAGATACATGTATCTGtctatttaaaaagaaaaatcaattagttTTACAGGCACTAAGGACACCCAATTTTTTCCTAATGCAACTTGAAACATAAACAAAGACAGCATCATTCCCAAAAGACAGATAATTGTACACATACTAATTCAGTGACTGGAGGCCAGAAAGTCATTTCCCAAAATCCAAGGAGGAATGATAAGTATTGAAAAGCAGGGATATTTAGCCATGGAAAACACTAAAAGCAATTAAAGCATgcgaaagaaaacataaaagataaataaaacaaatggaCATTGAAAGTTACGAGGGGAGTTGCCAAAACACAATATGGTGTACAAAAGATGCGTCACAAACCATCTAGCATATATAAAGTTTTAGTATCGGATGAGGGGACAAAATGCCAAATGATGATCCGAGCATTACTGTTTTTCAAAAGAGTTCAAAAAGCTTTTATTCCTGAAGATAACAAATACCAGATTGCTAGCACAAGGACCAACAAATGAGAAATTTAAGatataaggaaagaaaaaagaaaacacaaggTCTGCCTGCAGTTAGCTATGTTATAAGTGGAGGTATAATAGCCCTCATACTAAGACAATGACTACAATGCCCTTGTAATTCTTTCCTTGTGTCCCTTCTCCAATCTAACTTCTACTACTATGTCCaacctctatctctctctctctaaacttcAACTgcaccttttctttcttctggcATTTTATCTTTCTCGACCGCATTCTTCTCAAGCTTTCCCCTTAATAATTTTCAGGATATCAAGTTGTTCTATGACATGTATCTTTCAAAACGACATATTGACAGAAATGTATTTAGGAAATCGCTTAGAAAGCAATTCTCTAAGAAAAGAGAATTGGTTTTTTTGATAAAACTGCCGGCTATTCATGGAACATAAGAAGGAGATGAATAATCATCTGCTTCCGGAAGATATTCAGATAACTACTGAAAACTTAAGTGCTAAATTTTGTATCGACAATTTTAAGTGttaaaagtagaaataaaaacttGTTTGATGATAAATGAAATTGGATCCCTGAAAATTGCtaataccaaaaacaaaactgTGATTATAATAGGCAGGTTTTAGCACTATAATTGGTAAGAATCTATTAGCATCAATTACTTCTTCTACTGTACAGTCGAGCAAATCCCTTTCTTACCTACCACAGTAAGTGAACTCTTTACTAAATTGAATCTTTTAAGTCAAGCTCCTAAACGTTATGAAACAAGCATAATCTTGTCAAATGTTAATTTCCAAAACTTATTGAGCTATAAAAAATAACCCTAAGCCTTTTGGGATGACGAATTTTAGAAATCTCTCATAAAACAACTTTCAatgaaaatgcatgtttagactAAACCTCCTCGGATGATGCATAATATAATCAAGCACAGCAAATTAACACATCCAGGTAAACCATCTTCGGACAGAAACTTCCAcccatattatttatttatctgcTGGAATGTTAACACCTCCATGCATGAATTGTACTGGCAAACATAGTCAATCAATAGTCTCAAGATAAAATCACGGCAAGGGCTGTTATACTCTAAGAAGAACAGTACCATGCATTTGTTCGCTGCCCAAAGATTTTGCTTGACTCCTGCTGTTGACTATATCAGCAATAACGTCATCAGGGTCAATGCCAGAATATTGATGTGGTTTCTTTGTTTCTCCCAAGTCAGTAAAAGTTGGAATTGGATGTAGGGCATCTTCAGCATTTGCTCGATCCAATGCCGTCACTGCTTTATGAGGAAGTAACAATTAATGATCATTGAAGGACCAATGGTAAGAAACTTGAATATGCCAGCTAGAACATTAATGCGAATGATTTGAGTGGAGCATAGGAGATGAAGCAACAAATACAGGCAAATACTCAGTGAGAATATATGTAGCAGATAAAGATTTGCAGAAGGTATGGCACCGCTAGTTTTAAATTATAGGATGGTTCAGGACATGGATAActcaaagcaacaaaagcacATTACTTCACGTATACTTAAAGGTGCTTGTAGCAAAAATAGTTAAAATCCCTTCATAGATCCTATGATCCAAGGATCCACAAACTCATAGATGACATTATCAGgaaagaaaagcagaaaaagaGCTAGATATAAAGTTAGAATCTCAATCCAGAGATCTTTACATCTACAATGTCATAATCCTACCAACAGAAGAAGTATGCTAAAAAAAAGTCATCATttccaattaattcttttggcaTTTGTCCATGAACTTCAACACTGCATGTTACTAAAACTTTCCAACTTCACATTAAACAAATCCTTTTTCCAGAGTGGTGCTCACAATTATGTTGACCTCAGCTGTAAAATCATCTGAACTTTATGCTTCCATTATCATGTTCATCACTTACAATAGCAGGAAAACACATCTCTCAATCCATCCCTGCAATTTATAGATGCCAGAAAcaatttgttcttttcaaaATAGGCATAATTTGATCCATTATGCATATACACAAATAAAATTGCTAAGGAACCATCGAgttaagaagaaaatattataatcTTCTTGATCAAGAGAATGTCATGGAACTTCATCTTCAACTGCTACTAAGGGGAGGTAGCCAGTAGactattttattaatcaacatACATGCTACTTTTCAACCAAAGCACCAGAAGTCTGTACTTGCTTCCACAAACAGAGAGAGCCAGAGGACTTAATTgagccaaaaaaatatttaaaaaaataaaaaaacaaaattgagaagatcCTACAAGTTACAGTCTAAAACTAGACTTAACACTGCAAGATTAAACATATAAGAAAGCAACAGGTGAGACTGACCTTTATTCCTTACATCTTGTCCTCTCTTCGCCCTAACCAGGGATTGACCAGTGGGCAAAAGAATCCCATCTAAAGAGCTGTTTAAATTCATGTTTTTGCCAGAATGCACTAAAATTTTCTGAAAGAGTGGCTTTACTAGCAGACCATGGGAAATAAAAATGTGCCCAGATGCACGACTTGGAATGCCTTGTAATTTTGCAGCAAGTATTGTAGGTGCACCATGATGATTCTTCAATACAGAGTCCTCAATAGATAAAGAGACTTTTGCAGGTATCGAATTGCGTAGTTCCTCAATGTTCTGTCCAAACCAGAAATAACAAACGCCAGTCTCTGTAAGAGCCAAAACATACAGGCCTTTGAGATCTTCTTCTCCATTATCAAAGCATCTGCTGTCAAGATAGACTGCAGGATGCTCCATGGACAGTGTACAGCTTGCTGAGTGCATTTTGCTACCATCAACTCGCCAAACAGCAATATATCTTTCACCAGCGGCACAAGAAAGAACATACTTTCCATCATTGGTAAAGATCATAGAGCGAACAGCTCCCTACAATTCAGAGAATTCAATGGACTATAAATTAAGAGAAGCATAGGGGATGCAGAAAACAGAAGATACAAGACTTATTAAAAAACTAAGACTCACAGGATGGCCAGAAAACTTCTGTATCTTTTTCTGATCTGAGCAACTATATATCTTTACTTGGGCAGATGCAGAAGCTAGTACACTTCCATCTGCATAACACCAAAATAGAAGTCTCAGCAAATATTAACAGCTACAACCCAGCACACTCTCAATTCCCAATCATGGAAGACTTACCTAGTGTTTTTCACTTTCCTATATAACTTCAGATCCATTATTCATTTCATTCTCATTAGACTCATCCTGATTTCTATTTTGCTCCTCTAATTTCATACACTCAGAGTGATTTCCATCTAAATGCATTTAGAAAAAAGCCATGTCAACTCTTAAGTTTATGCATGCATTACGCATCCAGCTATTGTTACTTCCTCCAACCTCTCGTCCATGCAAGTGACTGTAGACTTGGGAGTCTCAGGAAATGTCATAGTCTACACTGTTTCATCTGCTTACCATGTTCAGAACATTTTCTTGCCACACATCCACCCACTTCTTTCataaaatcttttgaagatatTGGACTGGTGACTACCTTTTTATTCATGTAAAATCCCTTATGACTAAACCAATATACATCAACATAATCTCCAACTcacattaaaaatattttttcctcatCATGTCTAGCAGCAAAATCCTAATAATCCAAATTTTCGTTTCACTAGCATATATCAAGTAAGTGCACATTAAAAATAGAATCTTGTGCTGGGTCATTTAATCGATTCTAGCCCAACATCTGTATTGCATCAGCATGATCCACGAACTTAATTAAGTATTTCAAATGCAGCCTCACCTCACTCTATAGGTTTTCTATgtttcattgattaatgcccTGATTCAGCATGATCCGCGAACTTAATTAAGTATTTCAAATGCAGCCTCACCTCACTCTATAGGTTTTCTATgtttcattgattaatgcccTGATTCATAGATAGGTTAACCAAGTTTGGGAGATATGAAGTACAGCTCTGAAATGGAAAACCTAAGCCACATGGACTGGCCAAGTATCTTAAATCAGTTGGCTTAATATTGACATTAAATAGCTCCCACGTTTCAATCCTATTTGAAATACAAACCACCCAGTCTAGGTCGATGTAAAGCTCATGCATCTGGTTGCCATGCAATTGCTCAAAAAGCTTAGGTATGGTCATAACACATAGCCTTTCCACAAAACAGTAATGCAGATTTGGGAAGGCAAGGTTTAAAGCACTTGCTGAAGTACATGCGACATTCTTACATAATTTAAATGTTTATTTAGAATTGATAGAACAACCATAgtaaagtttcttttttttttttggtaagatccATAGTAAAGTTCCTACTTTAATTTACCCTTACACTGCAGAATCTGCATAAAGCACCAAACAGCTGTAAAGAAACAGGTCTAGAGAAGGACAAATTAAGCATACCAGATGAAACGGAGATGGAAGATATAGCCTTTGTTgaagttttaaacctttttaaggAGTTTCCTGTCACTGgatcaatttcacaaatcatcCCATCAGCACCACCAGTGTAAACGCGTGACCCTTTTTCAGAAAATGAGATGGCAGTGACACCCCTGCACATCAGAAGTAGGATATAAGGAACTTGCCAAAGTGCTAATGCCAACAGAACATTCATGATCATCCCCTCTACCACTTCAAAACACATTGGAAAAAGAGTGCAGCTAAACCCCTGCACACGAGACTTCAGAAATGTCTCAATCTCCATATAAGAAACTCAAATTCCTCAAAAACTATTAAGCCCATACCATTCCACAAGTTATCAAtttgccaaaagaaaaggaagttttCGACAACTTCAAAGTCACAAGAAAAAGCTTTTCAGCTGTAAATCCTGGAGCAGGCAACGCCAATCCTTTTTCAAACATTCTCATTCTATACCCCCAATAATGGGCAGAATATGCAATATTCACTGCATTAGTGACTAAAATGGCAATCCCAATTCAGCATAAAACTCAGCACTGCATTGGCAAGACAATATCTAATCTAACGTACAGTTTTTGGAATGCTATTCTACCAACAATGTCAAAAGAATGCAGTCGGCGAAGAAGCAACAAACTGCAATAAATTAAGattagaaaatcttttagaaacaACTTTCCTAGAAAGCCACAACATAAGGGTCATTCACAGCCAACAACAAGCAAGAGACTCCAAGATACTTAGTAGGTAACTCACCCAGGGTGACAGTCACTAATTCTCCATCTCAATTCACCAGATGCTACATCGAGTGCTAGGACATCACCCCCGCCTGTCCCTAAAACTATCAACGAGCCCCcatgctttcttttcctctgcaATCACCAGTCACAGGCCAGATTAGTTACCTCAAATTATAGAGAAAGCCCACCACCCACAGCAGATATCAAGAGGCAAAACTGTCCCTTAACTTCCATAAGAAATCACAAACCTACCTTTTTCCCCAAATCCAACCATTTCATGCAGGTGTAATCAACCGAAAGGTGACCCCTGTCCGGCTTCATGAACGCATCCGTCAGATCATTTGCCGCAATGTCGACAAACTCCGTCTGAATCTGCCCTTTCAAAGTGTCCCAAAtctaaaaaacaaagaaacagaaacaacaaaaagatcCCATTTAATTAAACGAAGCAACTGTTTCTTACTGAGATACAGTGGACGAGTAAGAAGGCAAAGTAGCATACGTAGGAACTGAGAATAACTGCTAATTCGCATCCGATTCCAGAATCAGACACCGTAAAAGCCAATACTTTCTTATCAAATCCTAAGAAAAGTCGCACAAAACGAAAGAATCGGGAAGCACGTGAGGTCAACCTTAATCCGGCCATCGCCGGAGCTGATGGCGAAGAATTCTGACGACGGACTGAACGCCGTCAAGAGGTCTCTGATGTTCGGCGAGCCCATGCCGTCGAACAGAGTGGAGATCGAAACCGGCTAGTCTGCTCTCGCCTGCTTCCAAGCACGGCCGGAAGCTTCGCCGGAGACGGGCTGAGCGAATCCGACGAGGGAGGGTCGCCGGCGGCAGgacggcgaggcggaggaggtTTATGGTGGGGAAGACAAGGAGGAGCTTCTGCTTTTGGGAGGGTTTAGCGAGGGTTTTGAACTGACTGATTTTTCATAttgcccaaaaaagaaaaaactgaatttcttttttgcttttccatttttttttttttttgtcctttttattattgattttttgttcagaTATTACAGTTActcaactcaatttttttttatatgatctTATTTTCTGTCAAATGAATTCTTTTTTATATGGCACGAAAATGTTAAAGACTGGACATTTACCGGTTCGTTGTATAAAATTATAAGCAAACAGAGgggaaaatagagaaattaaaaaattcatatgcttaaaataaaatgaaaacaaattaaaCCATTTATTCCTCAGGATGCTTCGGAGGATGTAAATACGTAAAGAGGTATAATTAGCTTTTTATCATCTAAAAGCTACAAAAACAGATGGACTCCTTAATAAAATGAAGGAAGCATTACAAATggtcctttatcttttcttttaatgtgtAATTTCGTCGGCGGAACTTTCGATCGAGTCGATTTGGtctgaactattgataaatgtcaatctagtccctaaacttttgatcggctcaatttggtccttgaactatttataaatgtccgatctagtccttcgttactatttttcctttttttaaaaatttttttaacttttttttaatttttaaaatttaaaagaaaattaattttttgcttttcctctcttccctccgccggagccggcgtcggcgaggtcATCTCGCCGACGTCAAGCGGGGCCATCCTCGTTGGACACGGGCGAGGGAGcccccctcgcccgacgcccggcagggccgccctcgcccgacgccgaggTGCTCccttgccggcgtcgggcggggAGCACCCGGCGTCGGGTGAGGGGCTCCCTCGCTAGATGCGAGGGCCCCTCGCCCGGCGCCGgcgggcgaccctcgccggacgcgCTTCCCTCGCCGGagcggcggagggaagagaggaaaagcaaaacaaattaaaaaaattttaaaaaaggaaaaaaataacgAAGGACTAGATCGAACATTTATGAatagttcaaggaccaaattgagccgattaaaagttcaaggactagaTTGGACATTTGTCAatagttcaaggaccaaattaAGCCGATCGAAAGTTTAGGGACGAAATTGCACATTAGGCAAAAGTATtgggaccatttgtgacattttctcTAAAATGAACATAAGATTGACATCCAAGCTCAGTACAAAGGAGGACAGATAATATCtagcaaaattttttaatataatacaGTAAACAGCAGATGAGTCACAGTGCCCATCGACGGTGGGATGGTATGCATCTTCATCCTCGTTATCCATTGTGAAATATAATCGATAATATTCTCAATTACGAAACAAAATTAACTTTTAGGTCTGTATAGTCCATTGGCTTAATTAATTCGGAAACAAAAACctattttaaatggaaaaatttaaactaaaggTGTAAAGTGGACCACTATCTCAAAAAAGGGTTAAGAATTCAATCTtgtctcaaaaaagaaaatgaagtggTTGAGCTAGTTTCAAATTAGGGCCCTAATTTTGAAAGGTAAAGTAAAggcaattttctccaaaaaaataaaataataataatctacTATGACCCAATTTGAAGAAGCCCCAAATTGGAGAAGCTAGGGTTCCTCCGACTTGAATCTTCCTCCAAAAGAGTTCACGTGCCACCGAGGTCGAATTGATTTTAGAATTTACTTTGATCCGGTTCGGT harbors:
- the LOC104436824 gene encoding uncharacterized protein LOC104436824 isoform X6, yielding MGSPNIRDLLTAFSPSSEFFAISSGDGRIKIWDTLKGQIQTEFVDIAANDLTDAFMKPDRGHLSVDYTCMKWLDLGKKRKRKHGGSLIVLGTGGGDVLALDVASGELRWRISDCHPGGVTAISFSEKGSRVYTGGADGMICEIDPVTGNSLKRFKTSTKAISSISVSSDGSVLASASAQVKIYSCSDQKKIQKFSGHPGAVRSMIFTNDGKYVLSCAAGERYIAVWRVDGSKMHSASCTLSMEHPAVYLDSRCFDNGEEDLKGLYVLALTETGVCYFWFGQNIEELRNSIPAKVSLSIEDSVLKNHHGAPTILAAKLQGIPSRASGHIFISHGLLVKPLFQKILVHSGKNMNLNSSLDGILLPTGQSLVRAKRGQDVRNKVTALDRANAEDALHPIPTFTDLGETKKPHQYSGIDPDDVIADIVNSRSQAKSLGSEQMHVSADDDVEVGTSTICLEDHLRSLGFIGRNDGSFDRSAPDPAFFKDINLEANLSNKKIRDAILSMGASDAYNLLRKLLSLWQSRSSNAKLVLPWISRILVIHSDYVLSQEPMTELLYSFGKTAKARGAVIQPLLQLVGRLQFVAAQIDKATHDQTRDSLHERQADESDDEDEDIDHVFYRDEDESGQTSDDTDDD